The Parcubacteria group bacterium genome includes the window AAACTGATAAGGAAGACGCGGGCGTAAGCTGGAGTATTCGGGCACAGGCCGAATACGAAAGCTGAAGCGCGCGGCTGACGCATGCCAAAGCTCAAAACCCGAAAATCAGCGTCCAAGCGCATCCTCACCACCAAGACCGGCAAGCAGCTCAAGCGGGCCGCGGGCCAGGACCACTTTAACGCGCGCGAACGCGGCAACACCAAAATGAACAAGCGCAGGGACATAGTCCTTACTACGGCAAGCTCCAAGATGATTAAAACTCTGATGCCATATGCCTAGAGTCAAACGCGGCATGATGCATTCCAAGCGCCGCCGGAACATCCTTGAGAAGACCAAGGGTTTTAAGTGGGGCCGCAAAAAACTGATTAAGATTGCCAAGACCGCAGTCACTAAGGCAGGCGCCCACAGCCACCGCGACCGCCGGGTCAAAAAGCGCACTGCCCGCGCCCTGTGGCACATCAAGATCAATGCCGCAGCGCGCGCGAACAACACCATCTACAGCACGCTCGCAGGCTCCCTCAAGAAGAATAAGATTGAGGTTGACCGCAAGATACTGGCTGGCATCGCAGAGCACGAGCCAGCGCTGTTCGCTGAAATCGTGAAAGCTGCATCAAAGTAAACGAGATTAACAACACCCCGCAGGAATCTGCAG containing:
- the rplT gene encoding 50S ribosomal protein L20 encodes the protein MPRVKRGMMHSKRRRNILEKTKGFKWGRKKLIKIAKTAVTKAGAHSHRDRRVKKRTARALWHIKINAAARANNTIYSTLAGSLKKNKIEVDRKILAGIAEHEPALFAEIVKAASK
- a CDS encoding 50S ribosomal protein L35 produces the protein MPKLKTRKSASKRILTTKTGKQLKRAAGQDHFNARERGNTKMNKRRDIVLTTASSKMIKTLMPYA